One Bacillota bacterium DNA window includes the following coding sequences:
- a CDS encoding toxin HicA, with the protein MSKKQKLLEKIKNNPQKIRFEEVDKLLLSIGFNKRQPRGGSSHFTYTLNDIIITIPYNKPYVKIKYIKDVIELLEKLDY; encoded by the coding sequence TTGTCAAAGAAGCAAAAGCTGTTAGAAAAAATAAAGAATAATCCTCAAAAGATTAGATTTGAAGAAGTGGATAAACTTTTATTATCTATTGGTTTTAATAAAAGGCAACCACGTGGTGGATCTAGCCATTTTACATATACACTAAATGATATAATAATAACAATACCATATAATAAACCATATGTGAAAATTAAGTATATTAAGGATGTTATTGAACTATTGGAGAAGCTTGATTATTAA
- a CDS encoding type II toxin-antitoxin system HicB family antitoxin: MFSLEEYKKMEYPTKIEKLPPEDGGGYFITYPDLPGCSSDGETIEEAIQMGEDARICWIETAYEQGKEIPLPFSHIDNYKGRITIRVPKTMHKELIEEANEEGISLNQYLIYLLSKSMKSGHEINLSNKREL, translated from the coding sequence ATGTTTAGTTTAGAAGAATACAAAAAAATGGAATATCCAACTAAGATAGAGAAACTGCCTCCTGAAGATGGAGGAGGATATTTTATAACATATCCTGATTTACCGGGTTGTTCAAGTGATGGAGAAACTATTGAAGAAGCTATTCAAATGGGTGAGGACGCAAGAATATGTTGGATTGAAACCGCATATGAACAAGGGAAAGAAATACCTTTGCCCTTTTCGCATATTGATAATTATAAAGGTAGAATAACTATAAGAGTTCCGAAAACCATGCATAAGGAGCTTATTGAAGAAGCAAATGAAGAAGGAATAAGTTTAAATCAATATCTTATATATCTACTAAGTAAGAGTATGAAATCAGGACATGAAATTAATTTATCTAATAAAAGAGAACTATAG